Within candidate division TA06 bacterium, the genomic segment ACTTTCGCCTGTGTCCGACATGACCAAACAGGCCACATTCTTGAGTAATATGCCCGCAATGACAAAGTATCGCGTACGGGTCCCATTTTCCATTTTCGGATCTAGTGGATTTGTTGGTATGTTACTTGTTTGTGAGGCGCTTGATCAGATCTGCGTACTGCTCATATTCTGCCACTAGTTTCGCTCGATCGCCCGGCTCAAAATCCGAGAAGTCAAACCCTGGAGCCATGGTTGTGCCCATGAGGGCGAATCGACCCCCTTCTGCAAGAAAGCTCCCCTGCCACACTTGCATGGGCACTACACACTGGACTACCTGCCCCTTCAGGATATCATGCCCGAGGATTATCGTCCTACCTGTGCCGTCCGGGTGAAGCTGGAGCATCGTCACCGGGTCTCCAAGGTAAAAGTGGATGACTTCGTCAGTAGGCAACCGGTGCATTGCTGAGAAAGTGTCCGGAGTCAACAGATAGTAGATTGCCGTCCCGATGTGCTTGTCTGAACTGTACCGGTCGGGTAGGGCGGACGCTGGAACCTGCTCCGACGAACGGTAGGTCTCTCTATAGAAGCCACCCTCGCCCGGCAAAGGCTGAAGACCAAGCTTCTCAATGAGAATGTCAGCATTCATGTTTCCTCCTGGTAGATTTGGGGTCAATAATGCGTTTCCGTTGCGTGTCTTCCCAAGTCAACTCTATCAGTTGTAAATCAATCCCGAGATTGCTTCGCCCCCACGGGGCTCGCAATGACAGTCTCTTCTTTTGCACTGGGGGGCGTATTGCCCTTCTCCCCTCGACTCCGCTCGGGACGGGCAGCACAGGCAATAGGCCCCTACAATTGTCCCCAGTTGATAGCTGACAGCTTGTCTAGAGTTCGTCAAACACATCAGTTGGAATGTCGATTCCGCTTATGGAGTAAATCCGCCACTTCTTGCCTTCTTTGACGAAGCCGAGTTTGATCTCTCTTCCTTCAGTCAGAGTCCCAAGAAGTAACATGACTTGATCCTCATATTTAGCGATAACCTTCGCCTTGAAGGTGGCCGCTGCTCTTTTGCCCTGTACATTCACTTCAAACGAATCGTAGAGGACTCTTATGTTATCGAATCTATCAAAACCTCCCTCCAGGAGTCCCCTCAATTGCTCTCTCATCACCATTGTCGAATCCCACTCAGCCACTGCTATATGACTCATGCATTCATCCACCTTCTCATTCCTTATATCCTCAATCGCCCTTTTCAGGGTCATCTCAATTCTTCTCTCGTCACTCACAAACACGAATCTAAAAAGAAGTGCTACAATGACAATCAGCAAACACACACCTGCGACGACCATCACAGGCCTTAAGGATACACGCATCAGTCCTCCTCGTATTCCGCAAGAATCCGGCCGACAAGATAGAAGGATCCTGTCACCAGAATCAGTTCATTCACACTGGCTGATTCTCTTGCTTTTCGGAATGCCTCACCGCTGTCTTCCACGACCTCCACTGACCCGACCAGCCCCTTGAATGATGAAGCCAAATCTTCAGGCGCCATTGAACGCGGCAAGTCAACCTTTGTCAGGTATACCTGATCAAGGGCTGGAGCCAGTTCTCTTGCGAACCCTTGATGATCTTTCTTCTTCGTCATTGCAATCACTGCTTTCACCCTTTTACCTTTGAAGAGCTTTCGTACAGAATTGGCTAGAACTCTTGCGGAGTGAGCATTATGCGCTGCATCCAAAACAACAAATGGATCCCGCTCGACAATCTGGAGCCTTCCTTTTAGAACTACATTGCTGAAACCCTCTCCGGACACACTCTCGTTGAGTGTCTTCAGAGTGAGATAGGCGGTCGCGGCATTCTCAATCTGGTGCTCGCCCAGAAGTGGAAGAGAATAAGTCTCTC encodes:
- a CDS encoding cupin domain-containing protein; the encoded protein is MNADILIEKLGLQPLPGEGGFYRETYRSSEQVPASALPDRYSSDKHIGTAIYYLLTPDTFSAMHRLPTDEVIHFYLGDPVTMLQLHPDGTGRTIILGHDILKGQVVQCVVPMQVWQGSFLAEGGRFALMGTTMAPGFDFSDFEPGDRAKLVAEYEQYADLIKRLTNK